The following nucleotide sequence is from Diospyros lotus cultivar Yz01 chromosome 3, ASM1463336v1, whole genome shotgun sequence.
ACTATTCATTGTTTCAAAttaaaaagggtaaattatataaaatcctCTTACGCTTAGGATCATGTGCAACTTACCCCATGTGTTTTCAATTGCATCAAATAATCTCTTTAcacttttaaaatattgtaatcaactataatttattgttattttacataattttgtacaataatctacatataaaatacataattctacatatagaattttaatatatcaaaaaaatataaaattttatattaatcaaTCAATAGATTGCATAAAATTgtgtaaaataataacaaattgtggttgattgtaacattttgaaagtgtaaaATGGTTATTTGATGCAATCAAAAGTACATGAGAATAAGTTACACATGACTCTAAGTATAGggagtttcatataatttacctaaTTAAAAATGATTCGTAAACTTTGGGAATTGGGCTACTCAAATaacaaagtaaataaaatataaattaaaataaaaaaaattatagaatataattttaaagGGGCCTGAgatctcaatttttttaaaaactttttttttttttggtgtagGCATAAATCTTCTTGAGCCCACCCTCCTTGGTAAGGCATTGAGAACTCATTATAACGGTTCTTTAATATTCATGGATAGGAATGGAATTATTATAAACTTTATCAAATTTATCTAATGAGTTTGTGCTCGtatgaataattgaaattatcacaaaaaatgaattttaattttatattatcataTTAAGATGATATGATGATTCAATTGTAAATTAACATATACCTATACTTAatagaattatctctattaatCTTATAACtttgtgaaaaattattaaatatgatACATTCAATATCTAAATATACAATAAAAGACCAAAACTATATTTTCCctcataaattttatataaaaattatatgacgcaataaactttaattttgactcatcaaatatttaatatttataatttatatgtattgacTAAGTAATCTGATTTGAAATAATGCGCAAGTTACTAATGAGCTgagatagaaaaaaataaataaagagcaAATTGAATCAATTACTCTTTTTGCCTTCCCCTTCACATTTGAGTGTCGTCTTTACTCTCGTCAACTCAAACAAAACAACCAAGTTTCTTGTTGATTATTGTTGTCGCCATCTCAACTCTTTCTCTTTATTCTGACCAACGATTTTTGAGTTATCACCGATCCACTATTCATTTTTTCTAACGGACAACCCATTACCAAACCACATTTCTTATTTCTATTAGTTCTAACCAACAACCCATTCACAAGCAACTCATCATTTTTCGCATTCTTTGCTTTGACTAATGACCcattatttgtatatataacttgtgtatatataaacgtgcatatatatgtgtgtggtagtttgtatgtgtatatttcatttttttcgtccaactattttgttattatttaagttGTTAATTTCATGTTTATTACACGTTCAATACTGACTAAATAACTAAATAGTCaatttatgtaaattataaatattaagtatTTAATAGGTCAATTTTGAAGTTCACAATAGTGATAGACTTTTTATATAAAGTTGACcagaataaatataaatttggtgtACAACAAAATATGATTAAGTTagatataataaaacatattttcaacaCAATAGCATGGTTGCATTTATTATTtggccaaatatatatttttgtacatGTATTTGtgcgttttttttatttagacactcaaattttatatgatttaaatCACACTTatgaattatgtaattttaaattaatttaactcttatatatTGGCATATTATCATGTAAACActtgaactttttattttttcgattacatctatgaattatgtatttatgagtcaatttaattcattattaaaaataatattctatgCAATTGGTGAATTTAACACTTGTATCGATTAAACATGCAACGAAttatacaaatacaaaaatgttacattaaaatgtcattttaaaGTATTcagatattattttttaaaattattattttaaatatgtgTTGCAaggttataaattaaataaataattatataatactaacttttttttcatatataattaaagaataaaatattaaaatactaaatggaaattaaagtaaattttaaaaaataaatctacatataataaaattgaaactttttGGTTGgaagtttcaattttattatgtgccgatttagtttttaatttgttgttaatattttaatgctttattttttaattatatgagaaaaaaactagtattatataattatttatttaatttataagtttgaaaaacatatttaaaataattatttataaaaaataatatttagacaCTTTAAAATGACATTTAATATAACGctttttgtatttatgtagTTTGTTGTATGTCTGATCAGTATAAGTGTAGATACAATAATAACACAGAATATTATTTTGTTGAgaatgaattaaattgacttaaaaatatataatttaagactataattgaaatatcaaaaaatttaagtatttaaataaaaaaaataaaatataagaattaaattgatttaaaattatatagtttaaatgtgtaattaaaaaaataaaaattttaaataaaaaatatagaaatataaaaaacatatatatatttagcttTGATTATTTTGGTAAAAGAAAGAATAATCTAGAAAGTTCGGGGTTAAAGAGGAAAATCTCCATTTTTATCCAAAACCTATGGAACGAACCATAAAATAGGAATAGGATAGAAGAGAAGGGAGAGGAAACAAAGCAAAGGCCGAGCAGTGGAGGTGCATGGAGATACGTGGTGCTGCTGCTTcgtctccatctccatctccatccaTTGCCAATTAAAGCTTCTCTCCCAACAATAGCCTACCTTCCCCAGCCATGCCGCCGCCTTCTATCTCCCTCCTCTCTTCTtcgtctcttcttcctcttcctcctccccCCGTTCCTCATTGCCGCTCCTTCTTGAGACGCCGCTTCCACGCCTTTCTCTTGCCCAACCGCGCTGTTCCGCCTcgcccttcttcttcttcttcctccaggtTTTCCGCTGTTTGTCGAAGCTACGGCCAATTTGGCGAGGGATTCGACATGGACAGCGACGGCGACGAACACGGGCAGAAGGAAGGTGTTTTACgaagagaggaggaggaggaggaagaagaggattcAACGAATACTTCTCCCTTTCCCGACAGATGGGATGTTTTGGGTCTTGGCCAAGCTATGGTACTTTTAATCTCAACTTGTCTCGCCTCCTTTTCGTCCCGCCTAATTACAAATTGCTACTTGTCCTAGGGTTTTGGCaacaattattatttgtttcattaattttgtgtttttcttatTAGCTTCACGATGATATTGCATGCCTGGGTAACCCTGCATGTATGAATTGTATATTCGTGTCTGTTTTGGTACTCCAGTAGGACAAACGTAATGATGTCGTTGTTGtggtttttttctctttgtttttgcaATGGTAGGTAGATTTTTCTGGCACGGTTGATGACCATTTCTTGGGCAGACTGGGATTAGAGAAGGGGACAAGGAGGCTTGTGAATCATGAGGAGAGGGGTAGAGTTTTGCAGGCAATGGATGGGTGCAGCTACAAGGCTGCTGCCGGGGGTTCTCTCTCTAACAGCCTGGTGGCCTTGGCCAGGCTTGGTGCTCATACAATTGGAGGCCCTCCCTTGAATGTAGCTATGGCAGGCAGTGTTGGTAGTGATCCCTTGGGTGGGTTTTACCGGTATGGTCCTCTGTTTAGCCACATTCTTATTCTGTATCTATTATTACCTCCCCCCTCCCGCCTTCTCTTTTCAATATCTCTATATATGTATTGTAGAATGGATTTCTAGCCAACTTTCTGGCTTGTGATGCGATTTATTgatagattttatttattttttcatattagagtgcaaaacaaaaaaacaaaacaaaccaacTAAACAAGtaacacaaaagaaaaacctCTCTGTTACTCTATTTTTTGAACATATGTTATAAACGTATAATTTTCgagattgaaaattagttttctGCACTTTAACGTTTGaatgtgtttttaaaattttctattgaaaatgaaaacagaagttttataaaaaattggaGATCGGAAACTGGAAAACATTTTCCACAACTGAACAACCCCTGTATAACTGCTATGCTCTCCATTTTCTTACATTTTTGGTGATCTCTAGTTGGTATTTAACTGCCAAAACTCCTCAGAAATAGCTGTAGGTTTTCTCCTTCAGCAAATTGGTTGATAAACTCATCAAGCAGCCCGTTGCTCACCTTCTGCAACCTCAACCTCAACCTCAACCTCACTTCGCACACTTTTATATTTGtcttttaaatcaatttgaattgGTTTTAAACTAACTTAggattattatcattttcaaatttcccaCTCTAGTCTACAGCAACCAGCTCATTGGTTGCATTTTCTTTTATGCTTCAGCTTTACAGAAGCATCTAATTCTAGCTCCCTCTCCAATCACTATCTGCACCTTGCCTACCCTTTGGTGACATCCACTCTTCCTGTGTCAAATGCCAATACTCACTATGGAGATCCTGGCTTCTGCCAAAAGAACTGAACCGGGATCATCTTGGTTCAGGTCAAAATTTTCACCTCCAGCCTTATTGCTGCATTCTTGGTTCTCCTGATAGAGTCCAAAATTTAGCATTAAACCAAGAAATTTTCAGAACACATGTCAACCATCAAATTGCTAGAAGAACTTTGGTATTAGCTGAACAAATCACCAGATCGTATAATTCATTTAAACAACAGAATGATATTAAAAAGCTACAGTAGCTACTAGTACACCAGTTAAGATAATTCCTGAACTATCAACTATCAAAATGTTTGTCCTTTTTCAGGTAGACTAACAACTATCAAACCAGAAAATACTGTGCATTTCattataattcatttacaaCAGAATTATATATGAGCTACAGTAGCTACTAGTACACGAGGTCGTATGATTTCTCAAATGGTTTTGTTACATCTCATTATTCAAAAGCAAACCTCATTAACTGCATTTAGATATGTCATATAACCAATTCTGAAGTTCAGTAAAATCATGGAACAAAGCTCAAATGACCCACTGTTTTTCTGCCTAGAAAATAGAGCATGAAATAGCCGACGCCTAGCCAACTCTGCTCTTCCTCACAGCTTAAATCTAAGCATTGACATACACACATAAAATGCATCAAAATGCAAGCGCAATGAATTGGAAATGCATAACTTTGCACATGCAATTTCAtgacaaaaacacaaaaaatttgCATCAAATTCATATCAACACCTTTCTTCTCTCCTCTGATTCTCCATGGTGGACATGCCATCAAAATTGGATCAAGAGGTTTGTTCAGACAGGCTTTTTTTATCTATACAAACATTTTCAATGCAATGCAATGCGATGctctaaaacattttcatagAGAATGCACTGCAATTCAAAGAGgaatttttcttatatcttaTCGAGAGTGGCTGTTTGCTCTTTATTTTTCCACACAGAGATTCCAAGCCTCTGAAATTCCTTCTAAACTTCCTTCTTTGtcaaatcctcaaataaataatttttggtcaaATCCTTTTTTATTTCCGATCTCTCCATAGAATTCCATTAACATACGTCTGTTTTTTTATTCCATTTTATCAACTTGGGTATTAGGAAAGCAGCATCATTCCCCATCCTATGGAGGAAAATAAACTTCCAGTATAATCTTTTGTGGCAAACACTAAATGCTTTGAGATACACCTTCAGTTCCCAGTTACTGTTGTTAACAAAGTCTGAGTAAGCCTTCACATTCATTAGAGAATTCTTCTCAAAGGTCAAATTCTGCCAATGCTGCTCATGGCTCATATCAATGCTTATCTAGCATTTCAGCTTCAGTGTCAGAGTAGCAACCAAGTCTTTGCTACAACCGCATTCCTGTATCAGTCTTTTACAATGGAACCTCCCCCCTCTTCCGATGTTGAATCTGTATCACAGTTTTATCTTTTATGTATCTAAAGCCAGAAGGCTGCCAAGTCAGCTTTGCAAACTATATACTTTTGTGTTTTGCATCCATCTTCTTGCTGCTTGTCTGCATGGTCAATCCATGGTTTCATAAGTATCCTATTCAAAAATGATTTAAGATCCAAATCTGATTAAATTCCTTCATCTCCAGTTCTCTTCGTCATAATTGCACCACAAAAAATTAGCTGCATCATTTCTAGACTGACAGCCATCCTCAATTCCATGGGATTATAAGTACAGAAATTCATTGTTGAATAgatttgatcatttcatatcatACAAGTTAGAATGAATTCCAAAACAACAAACCAAATTCTTCGAGCCAATGGGCATGTCACAAAGATTGAACAGCTGATTCACAAAAAGATCCCCATGGATATATATGATAATCAGTTATCCACCAGTGAACTTAGATGCAAGATAAACTTTAGTTTGAATGGCAACCAAGACCACTTGTTATACAATGATTTCTAATCTGATATGGAGCTTTAAGATTGAAGCTTCTCCAATTCATTTGTGTTTTAAACAACAGGAATCCCAATCCAGAGGCCAAGAACTTTACGGTTAGCAGCATTAACTCCAAAACAACTGAACTTTTCCTATATCCAACCCAATTCCAGGAATAAGATTTTTTATAATGTTCTCTGCGGACTTCTGATCATACATCCGTACCAAGGGATCAATATCCCAGAATGATAATTGCAGTCTGTGAGAGATTGTGCCTTTTCATTCCATGTTGATAATAGACAAGTATGTtgctttaaattaatttacattggCCACCCTGGATCCTCCAAATATCAATATCCTTCACTTCTATGCTCTGACAAGCTTTTGTACTGGTAAAGATCTTTGCATCCTAGGACACATTTCCACACAGCAACAACAAAAACACCCAGCcctaatcccactaggtggttTGGTTACTTAGATTATAGCTCGTGaaccatctctatccataaCCATATCTTTTGCAAGGCAATTAACACTTTTCTACATGTAAGAATCAAATTTCATCTTTGGTTTGCTGAAAAGAGAATTTAGAATTCCTGATGTGGGACGGAGCCTGAATCTTgtgaaagattgaagaagagagGAATTAGGAAATAAAAGGAGAGACGAAGAAATTGGAGAAGGGAATCAAAAGAGTGGAAAAATTCCCAGGAAGGGGATAATCACCAAAAGTTGTACCCAATAtcaataaaactaattttttgatTACTTTCTAAGCCTATTTAGAGGCTGAAATCCAGCTAAAAGATAATTACCTTAATTACCCTTATccagataaataaataaaattttaaaatctaaaatctaaattccaaaattcGGATAAAACTTAAACCCTAATATcagacattaaaatttaataattctaatttctcaTTATTTCCCCTTACTTCTCAGCATCTAATCCAGAGTTTAGCCTTCCAAATTGCAAGGCTTTTTCTAATATCTTCTATGCCATTTTTGCACGCAAAGCTTTGTTCAAACTTACTAAAGCCTAGCCTAccaactttttcttcttcctgaGCAATCCCAAGTTCAGGAGATGACTTCTGTCCGTTGTGATTTATTGGTAGTTCCAGTTATggaaaatgtaaaatttaggtGCCAAATTGGGCGTCATTGAAAAGATACTGACCTGTGTTATAATTTACTAAGAGCAATATTTGTTAAACATCTGATGGGATCTTATTTTGCAGAGCAAAGCTGCGTCGGGCAAATGTGAATTTTCTCTCTCCTCCGGTAAAGAATGGAACAACAGGGACAGTTATAGTTCTTACGACTCCGGATGCTCAGCGAACAATGCTTGCATATCAGGTCtgattacattttataattgaaGTCAGTTTCTATAATATTTTAGCATGTTATTCTtctgttgtcaaaatacaatcaTTGTTGAAGCCGATGTCGTGTTGCTTATTGCAACAAATATgattaaatttcattttccaGCAACCATTTTAGTTTATGAAACCATGAATACTATTCTTGGGGAAATTGCTGCTAGGTGAGAGTGTGACTACCCTGCTAAGAGTAATTgtccattttttaatttttaatttttttaatgcatATATAAACCTTTTCAGACT
It contains:
- the LOC127798297 gene encoding uncharacterized protein LOC127798297, which codes for MPPPSISLLSSSSLLPLPPPPVPHCRSFLRRRFHAFLLPNRAVPPRPSSSSSSRFSAVCRSYGQFGEGFDMDSDGDEHGQKEGVLRREEEEEEEEDSTNTSPFPDRWDVLGLGQAMVDFSGTVDDHFLGRLGLEKGTRRLVNHEERGRVLQAMDGCSYKAAAGGSLSNSLVALARLGAHTIGGPPLNVAMAGSVGSDPLGGFYRAKLRRANVNFLSPPVKNGTTGTVIVLTTPDAQRTMLAYQGTSSTVNYDPCLASIVSKTNILIVEGYLFEFPDTIKTITKACEDARRSGALVAITASDVSCIERHYDDFWEIMGSNADIVFANSDEARTFCDFSSKESPLSAARYLSHFVPLVSVTDGPRGSYVGVKGEAVYIPPSPCVPVDTCGAGDAYASGVLYGILRGVSDLKGMGAFAAKVAAVVVGQQGTRLRVQDARRLAESSSSHLESSILRTDVGSDQISSL